One window of the Corticium candelabrum chromosome 7, ooCorCand1.1, whole genome shotgun sequence genome contains the following:
- the LOC134181976 gene encoding uncharacterized protein LOC134181976, producing MCSTSSSDLSFQFSLPEGLALRGCRFEDNVPVLLFTSCPKMPTIMEEDLAVVLRTVYCDDTYPSFFFHTVTNPYHPFLGNWLKTFSPNWIRGTGLGELLFEADWIMKCLMAGVRSNKEMTKYAAWEKTSNLDDFASKLDFFPDDNPTLPAVYMSCCLLEVYETDNELWFPKEPKIRIDDHSCKAYSNYITDIFDSIAYHDEPLLLKVREVPKLVLLARWLKDRAVKISVDWMMEKTKPLADNEVQVARRYPPVKELETALNANKVSPNSHTTALVPMIHEVLEIDISDVESVDDRLIKWKETRTVTIPWISESMTQKVTYKVTASFDDFDRVYGGVLSPNMHTDLNSGIWPKINPFTYKVMEPLSVGSWSELSRLVVSTPTVCQPALLGFNKLVAGGGVNLGSVPKVSPTVAPVEQVR from the coding sequence ATGTGTTCGACTTCATCCTCCGATTTGTCGTTTCAGTTCTCTTTGCCAGAAGGCCTTGCGTTACGAGGCTGTCGATTTGAAGACAACGTGCCTGTCCTCCTGTTTACTTCGTGTCCCAAAATGCCAACTATCATGGAAGAAGATCTGGCAGTTGTTCTGCGAACTGTCTATTGCGATGACACGTATCCGAGCTTTTTCTTTCATACAGTCACTAACCCGTACCATCCTTTCCTTGGAAATTGGCTGAAAACCTTTTCTCCCAACTGGATAAGGGGAACTGGTCTAGGTGAGCTCTTGTTCGAGGCAGATTGGATCATGAAATGTTTGATGGCGGGCGTGCGCTCTAACAAAGAGATGACCAAGTATGCAGCATGGGAGAAAACCAGCAATCTCGACGACTTTGCATCTAAACTCGACTTCTTCCCCGACGACAACCCTACGTTACCAGCCGTCTACATGTCTTGCTGCCTGTTGGAAGTGTACGAGACAGACAACGAACTGTGGTTTCCGAAAGAACCAAAGATCAGGATTGACGACCACAGTTGCAAGGCCTATTCCAACTACATCACCGACATCTTTGATAGCATTGCCTATCACGATGAGCCTCTCTTGTTGAAAGTGCGAGAAGTGCCGAAGCTCGTGTTGTTGGCTAGGTGGCTCAAAGATCGTGCTGTCAAAATCAGTGTTGACTGGATGATGGAGAAAACTAAACCCCTAGCTGACAATGAAGTTCAAGTGGCACGAAGGTATCCGCCTGTGAAGGAGCTCGAAACGGCACTGAATGCAAATAAAGTAAGTCCGAATTCGCATACAACAGCCCTAGTTCCAATGATCCACGAAGTACTCGAGATTGATATTTCTGACGTCGAGAGTGTTGATGATCGCCTCATCAAGTGGAAGGAGACAAGAACAGTGACCATACCGTGGATTTCTGAATCGATGACCCAGAAAGTGACCTACAAAGTGACCGCATCCTTTGACGATTTTGACCGTGTTTACGGTGGGGTGCTGTCTCCTAATATGCACACCGATCTGAATTCTGGAATTTGGCCTAAGATCAATCCTTTCACGTACAAGGTCATGGAACCCTTGTCGGTCGGGTCTTGGTCGGAGCTAAGCCGACTGGTCGTGTCGACCCCCACAGTTTGTCAACCGGCTCTCCTAGGCTTTAACAAACTTGTTGCCGGTGGCGGGGTAAACTTGGGAAGCGTACCAAAGGTTTCTCCAACGGTGGCGCCAGTCGAACAAGTGCGATGA
- the LOC134181975 gene encoding probable 28S rRNA (cytosine(4447)-C(5))-methyltransferase, whose product MGRKRDPAASRKGPGRKTRKQSAPQMPRNLLTQDEVERKLNYRRRRELIKQTKQSKRKREPGVSNKLSAKKKKFEAEALAKKLDDLESAEEDDLDQDIEESGSDIPPDEFEGQDSKESSGSESEEDGLLLNIETKSEKLDKKKEKELEMEDLEAKSRARDYENFILPTATELEAEDEATDLSAIYERIKSNVHVLNNFKELRMEGRFRKEYMSLLMRDLSMYYSYNDFLMEQFVNLFPLSELLEFLEANEVQRPVTIRTNTLKTRRRDLAQALINRGVNLDPVGKWSKVGLVVYDSSVPIGATPEYMAGHYILQGASSLLPVMALAPQENERVLDMCAAPGGKTTYIASLMKNTGILVANDINKERTKSLVANVHRLGVLNTIICYYDGRKFSTVMSGFDRVLLDAPCSGTGVIAKDSSVKTGKDDKDIKRCAHLQKQLILSAIDCIDARSSTGGYIVYSTCSIMVDENEGVIEYALSKRNVKVVATGLDFGAEGFCRFRGKSFHPSLRLTRRFYPHTHNMDGFFVAKLKKFSDKIPVVTEDQTLEETATSKTL is encoded by the exons ATGGGAAGAAAGCGTGATCCTGCTGCCTCCAGAAAGGGTCCTGGTAGGAAAACTAGGAAGCAAAGCGCTCCACAGATGCCAAGAAACT TGCTGACACAAGACGAGGTTGAGAGAAAGTTGAACTATAGAAG GAGAAGAGAACTGATAAAGCAGACTAAACAGTCTAAACGAAAGAGAG AACCGGGTGTATCTAATAAATTATCTGCAAAGAAAAAG AAATTTGAAGCAGAAGCATTGGCCAAGAAGTT AGATGACTTGGAGTCGGCAGAAGAAg ATGACCTTGATCAAGACATTGAGGAGAGTGGATCTGATATACCG CCTGACGAGTTTGAAGGTCAAGACAGCAAAGAATCTTCTGGGAGTGAATCTGAAGAAGATGGATTG TTGCTAAACATTGAAACTAAGTCAGAGAAATTGGACAAAAAGAAAGAGAAGGAGCT AGAAATGGAAGACCTAGAGGCTAAGTCAAGAGCTAGAGATTATGAAAACTTTATTttaccaacagcaacagagtTGGAAGCAGAAG ATGAAGCAACTGATTTAAGTGCAATTTACGAACGGATCAAAAgcaatgtgcatgtactgaacAATTTCAAAGAGCTACGAATGGAGGGCAG ATTCAGAAAGGAATACATGAGTTTGCTTATGAGGGACCTGTCCATGTACTACAGTTACAACGATTTCCTTATGGAACAATTTGTCAACTTATTTCCACTTTCAGAA TTGTTAGAGTTCCTTGAAGCTAATGAAGTCCAGAGACCTGTCACTATCCGAACGAACACTCTGAAGACAAGACGGAGAGACCTTGCACAG GCATTGATCAACCGTGGAGTGAATTTAGATCCAGTTGGAAAGTGGTCAAAAGTTGGCCTGGTAGTGTATGACTCATCAGTGCCAATTG GAGCAACACCTGAGTATATGGCTGGGCATTATATTCTACAAGGAGCTTCATCTCTTCTTCCTGTGATGGCATTAGCTCCGCAGGAGAATGAACGTGTACTGGACATGTGTGCTGCACCCGGTGGAAAGACAACATACATTG CAAGTCTGATGAAAAATACTGGAATATTGGTTGCCAATGATATAAACAAAGAACGAACAAAATCTCTTGTGGCAAATGTTCACAGATTAG GTGTGCTAAATACAATTATATGCTACTATGATGGACGAAAGTTTTCAACA GTAATGTCTGGTTTTGATCGAGTCTTATTAGATGCACCATGTAGTGGAACGGGTGTTATAGCAAAGGACAGTTCAGTGAAAACGGGCAAG GATGATAAGGACATCAAGAGGTGTGCTCACTTACAAAAACAGCTTATACTCTCAGCTATAGATTGTATTGATGCACGGTCATCTACTGGTGGCTACATTGTGTATTCCACGTGTTCTATAATG GTAGATGAAAATGAAGGAGTAATAGAATATGCCTTGTCTAAGCGAAATGTCAAAGTTGTAGCAACAGGTTTGGATTTTGGAGCTGAAGGATTTTGCAG ATTTCGAGGAAAGTCTTTCCATCCTTCACTCAGACTGACAAGGCGATTTTATCCGCATACGCATAACATGGACGGATTTTTTGTAGCCAAGCTGAAGAAGTTCTCAGACAAGATTCCTG TCGTTACAGAAGACCAGACTTTGGAGGAAACTGCAACTAGCAAAACTTTGTAG
- the LOC134182370 gene encoding dapdiamide synthesis protein DdaC-like translates to MSLQQVDYGIREDGEPLPLFVRPKDDNSKQFLQRWLDNNKEWLEQKLLEHGAVMFRGFDIRCAADFEAAVRRVQPELSDEYRGTSPRRLIPGTEAVFSASELPGYYPIAQHIEMSQLPAPPRKVMFCCLDPPTSFGGETSLCDFRKVYRDLDPEVRSKFQEKGVMYVKNYTRNGKKWSIDPTMLKGWEELFGTTDKTVVDEECRKSNIDITWKDNDAVKLVNREAAIQYHPETNEPVWFNHVQVFHLTMLKDELYRFSHRSKSFFFLLLSYLMAIINWLAMTVVRHTEFGFYTFYGDGTEVTASELRSIGDTIWKNMVFNRWEMGDILMIDNFSTSHGRQPYSGKRKVVVCWSPPCQKPKAYRQ, encoded by the exons ATGTCTCTGCAACAAGTCGACTACGGTATTCGCGAAGACGGCGAACCTCTGCCGCTGTTTGTGCGTCCGAAAGACGACAATTCAAAGCAGTTTCTACAGCGTTGGCTCGACAACAACAAGGAGTGGCTGGAACAGAAGCTACTCGAGCACG GCGCAGTCATGTTTCGAGGTTTCGACATTCGGTGTGCTGCTGACTTCGAGGCTGCTGTAAGGAGAGTGCAGCCGGAGTTGAGTGATGAGTACCGCGGTACGTCACCTCGCCGTCTCATACCAGGAACAGAG GCTGTTTTCTCTGCTTCTGAATTGCCAGGATACTACCCTATTGCTCAACACATTGAGATGAGTCAGCTGCCTGCACCTCCTCGGAAAGTCATGTTTTGCTGCCTTGATCCACCAACCTCGTTTGGTGGCGAAACCTCTCTTTGTGACTTCCGCAAGGTCTACAGAGATCTAGACCCTGAAGTAAGGAGTAAGTTTCAGGAGAAAGGA GTGATGTACGTGAAAAATTATACTCGTAATGGGAAAAAATGGTCCATCGATCCTACCATGTTGAAAGGCTGGGAGGAACTGTTTGGCACTACAGACAAAACTGTTGTCGATGAAGAGTGTCGCAAATCCAATATTGACATCACCTGGAAGGATAACGATGCAGTGAAGTTGGTGAACCGAGAAGCAGCAATTCAGTATCATCCAGAAACCAATGAACCTGTTTGGTTCAATCATGTTCAG GTTTTCCACTTGACCATGCTCAAAGATGAGCTGTACCGTTTCAGCCACCGTTCAAAGTCATTCTTCTTTCTCCTTCTCTCTTATCTAATGGCTATAATAAATTGGCTAGCCATGACAGTGGTGAGGCACACAGAGTTTGGGTTTTATACATTCTATGGCGACGGTACTGAAGTGACCGCTTCCGAGTTGAGAAGCATTGGAGACACAATTTGGAAGAACATGGTCTTCAATAGATGGGAGATGGGGGATATACTAATGATTGATAATTTCAGTACATCACATGGCCGACAG CCATACTCAGGAAAACGGAAAGTAGTTGTCTGCTGGTCACCTCCATGCCAGAAGCCAAAGGCTTACAGACAATGA